One genomic segment of Uranotaenia lowii strain MFRU-FL unplaced genomic scaffold, ASM2978415v1 HiC_scaffold_197, whole genome shotgun sequence includes these proteins:
- the LOC129759583 gene encoding protein Mpv17-like → MSLSTLYKKALVKYPVLVQSVQSGILMGSGDVIAQTLVERRKLTDIEGMRAFRFFGIGFCIGGPGLRKWYGVLDKHVTGSSKTVATFKKVALDQLVFAPIFLGTLIGTIGFLQGNNKTEIESKLRNEYKDILLTNYYIWPWVQLTNFYLVPLNYQVLVVQFVAVFWNTYLSWKTNCTESNNKPITVKNIEDVSDESPL, encoded by the exons atGTCCTTATCAACATTGTACAAAAAAGCTCTCGTCAAATATCCGGTGTTGGTGCAATCAGTTCAATCGGGAATCCTCATGGGATCAGGCGATGTGATAGCGCAAACGCTGGTTGAAAGGCGAAAACTTACCGATATTGAAGGAATGCGAGCGTTTCGATTTTTCGGCATCGGTTTCTGCATTGGG GGCCCGGGGCTACGTAAATGGTACGGAGTGTTGGATAAGCACGTAACAGGAAGCAGCAAAACAGTTGCTACCTTCAAAAAGGTAGCTCTCGATCAGTTAGTGTTTGCTCCAATATTCCTTGGCACGCTTATCGGTACCATTGGGTTTCTGCAAGGGAACAACAAAACTGAAATTGAAAGTAAATTAAGGAATGAATATAAAGACATTCTGCTGACAAACTACTATATCTGGCCCTGGGTACAGCTGACAAACTTTTACCTGGTACCTTTAAATTATCAGGTTCTGGTGGTTCAGTTTGTCGCAGTATTTTGGAATACTTATCTCTCGTGGAAAACTAATTGCACCGAATCGAACAATAAGCCGATCACCGTTAAGAATATTGAAGATGTTTCGGATGAGTCGCCCTTGTGA
- the LOC129759581 gene encoding integrator complex subunit 10-like, with amino-acid sequence MEVLSSEKYLIARAKKTADPYTAKAWIIAAKTLFPNDFGVQFEAYEIEKNGKNFEEAAKCLSYIIMTFQNAHQTPASLLNEISLMTAALRVPEGTTTPEQEFYVKMFQYISYEVQHKILLLTAAHSNNNLDHCRLILLLLKRFPQAISTHAPRLLETLVQNIAIPSFKEMLVQEAIPLVFNRTPELSNKLVHQIMAVCFEYYLNQMLSETEDKVRLTAENWRKIFELLDFCGKILKWEVFMPYKKSWSKDIYWQKIIHIVQAAPPRPSENKQILFCATIIFVLSLQEYIQFSHLKQKDNDIEVILMEGLKEIKLDIKRHQHENVIEIPQVIVNGLVNPDAPNCLVTAYNCWQLLHSNEILKADFTQLIFCIPALSVWIQKFLIDLSVYVGHHDETHNLLQSQNARNMTQLEKNVRLFGLALIQGNINVHFFELMNSILQNLPTTNGSYLQTVGHSLAPRVLLLMPLTKRSILHYIVQTLIILLKAKLGDPECTNSLMGNMLVLCQLNWPHESTMVEIIFEIIKSRRQFTYLLFTNYIINVDIIEEFMYIWQNCPDVKLEIALPQTTSNLAAAGSRRIGTRGADKGVKEDFKQIIRQQITRCNEDLDELIVQFLQQQHLTILQNIFEK; translated from the exons ATGGAGGTACTATCGAGCGAAAAATATTTGATCGCGAGGGCTAAAAAGACCGCCGACCCATACACAGCCAAGGCATGGATCATTGCAGCAAAAACCTTGTTTCCAAACGACTTTGGGGTTCAATTCGAGGCTTATGAAATAGAGAAGAATGGCAAAAACTTTGAAGAGGCTGCCAAGTGTCTCAGTTATAT TATCATGACGTTCCAGAACGCGCATCAAACACCGGCAAGTTTGTTGAACGAAATCTCGCTAATGACTGCGGCTCTGCGAGTTCCTGAGGGAACCACAACGCCAGAGCAAGAGTTTTATGTCAAAATGTTCCAGTACATATCCTACGAAGTGCAGCATAAAATATTGCTGCTTACAGCGGCCCATTCCAATAACAATCTGGATCACTGTCGCCTAATTTTACTTCTGCTTAAACGGTTTCCTCAAGCTATCTCTACTCATGCG CCAAGGCTCCTAGAAACATTAGTTCAAAATATCGCCATTCCCAGCTTTAAAGAAATGCTTGTTCAGGAAGCTATTCCTCTGGTATTCAACAGGACACCAGAGTTGTCGAATAAATTGGTCCATCAAATCATGGCCGTTTGCTTCGAATACTATTTGAATCAGATGCTGAGTGAAACAGAAGACAAAGTTCGATTAACTGCGGAGAATTGGCGAAAAATATTCGAGTTACTCGATTTTTgtggtaaaattttgaaatgggaAGTTTTTATGCCTTACAAAAAAAGTTGGAGTAAAGATATCTACTGGCAAAAGATTATCCATATCGTACAAGCTGCTCCACCTAGACCAtctgaaaacaaacaaatactgTTTTGTGCAACTATTATATTTGTTTTATCACTGCAAGAATATATTCAGTTTTCACATCTCAAGCAGAAAGACAACGACATCGAAGTTATTCTGATGGAAGGTTTAAAGGAGATCAAGTTGGACATTAAACGACATCAACATGAGAACGTAATAGAAATTCCACAGGTGATCGTTAACGGTCTTGTGAATCCAGATGCTCCAAACTGTCTTGTGACTGCTTACAATTGTTGGCAATTGCtccattcaaatgaaattttgaaagccgATTTCACTCAGCTAATTTTTTGCATTCCTGCCTTATCCGTGTGGATACAAAAGTTTCTGATTGATCTCTCTGTGTATGTTGGACATCATGACGAAACCCATAACTTACTACAATCACAAAATGCACGGAACATGACTCAGTTAGAGAAAAATGTGCGCCTTTTTGGTCTGGCATTGATTCAAGGCAACATCAACGTTCACTTTTTCGAGTTGATGAacagtattttacaaaatctaccTACTACTAATGGGTCATACCTTCAGACTGTGGGCCATTCTCTAGCACCTCGTGTTTTATTGTTAATGCCGTTAACAAAACGCTCGATCCTTCATTATATTGTTCAAACGCTTATCATTCTGCTCAAGGCTAAACTAGGAGATCCCGAATGCACCAATTCCCTTATGGGCAATATGCTGGTTCTGTGTCAGCTAAACTGGCCACACGAGTCAACGATGGTggagattatttttgaaataatcaaatCCCGAAGACAATTTACTTATCTCCTATTTACAAACTACATAATCAACGTGGATATCATTGAAGAATTCATGTACATATGGCAAAACTGTCCTGATGTAAAATTAGAAATTGCATTACCACAGACCACCAGTAATTTGGCTGCCGCTGGTTCCAGGCGAATAGGGACACGAGGCGCGGATAAGGGTGTGAAGGAAGACTTCAAGCAAATCATAAGACAACAGATAACACGATGTAACGAGGACCTAGATGAACTTATTGTGCAGTTTTTGCAACAGCAGCATCTAACTATtctacaaaacatatttgagaaaTGA